Proteins encoded together in one Impatiens glandulifera chromosome 1, dImpGla2.1, whole genome shotgun sequence window:
- the LOC124919310 gene encoding FRIGIDA-like protein 3, with amino-acid sequence MEFYKFTSLVEQLGKAFQELKDHEDSKKDSVQWVELEEYYNNLQTMMQDKVQDLEIKKMQFGEKVLDAQKLIAEREAVIFAKEQDLADRIQVIKDAAVYAINEARESHQPKNIEIAQNGDKKEIKVNIGNTENKTSEIAEEGPVKVNPRPELIQFCEQNDANGLLNYSMENRIDLPSLCSELSVALEAATEPCQLILDSLDAAPKGMHDECCLMFLDALATLLARADDQLLTIQIKLQAKRIADEWKPILDAANGISLEEAEAFLQLIATFRLASEFNEEELCKLVLAIAHHRRAPELCRSLGLTAKIPGLIEDLINNGKQIDASRFIHAFQLDVQFPLVPLLKVYLKDLRRNSQGNRLHSARNGHQNDGNAKELAALKVVIECIQEYKLEDEYPLDPLLVRVRQLDKPKSEKKRFPESGKYPPRKRSRPNRNRPSPSVGGVSIYSERPVYLNMPDWRYTHTGQTIYEYQTPPNQPVYTQQHEPQQQVHEARAYYYAQDDQSTQPGYGGSYATGGGGGAGIQPSYQHQPYM; translated from the exons ATGGAATTTTATAAGTTTACTTCTTTGGTAGAGCAACTTGGGAAGGCATTCCAAGAATTGAAAGATCATGAGGATTCCAAAAAGGATAGCGTTCAATGGGTTGAACTTGAAGAATATTATAACAACCTCCAGACAATGATGCAAGACAAGGTTCAAGACTTGGAAATTAAGAAGATGCAGTTTGGAGAAAAAGTATTGGATGCTCAGAAATTAATAGCAGAAAGAGAAGCTGTCATTTTTGCGAAAGAGCAAGATTTGGCAGACCGTATCCAGGTAATCAAAGATGCTGCTGTTTACGCTATTAATGAAGCGAGGGAAAGTCACCAGCcaaaaaatatagaaattgCTCAAAATGGTGACAAGAAAGAAATAAAGGTAAATATTGGCAATACAGAGAATAAAACAAGTGAAATTGCTGAAGAGGGTCCTGTTAAGGTTAACCCTCGACCAGAGCTGATTCAATTTTGCGAGCAGAATGACGCGAATGGTCTTCTTAATTATTCAATGGAGAATCGAATCGATTTACCTTCCCTTTGCTCGGAACTGTCAGTTGCACTTGAAGCAGCAACTGAACCATGTCAATTGATTCTTGACTCTCTGGATGCTGCCCCGAAGGGCATGCATGATGAGTGTTGTCTAATGTTCTTGGATGCCCTAGCCACTTTGTTGGCAAGGGCTGATGATCAATTATTGACAATTCAAATTAAGCTGCAAGCCAAAAGAATTGCTGATGAATGGAAACCTATTTTGGATGCTGCCAATGGAATTTCATTGGAAGAAGCTGAGGCATTCTTGCAGCTCATTGCAACTTTTAGGCTTGCGTCTGAATTTAACGAAGAAGAGCTCTGCAAGCTCGTTCTTGCGATTGCTCACCATAGGCGAGCACCTGAGCTCTGCCGTTCACTTGGTTTAACAGCCAAAATTCCAG GTTTAATTGAAGATTTAATCAATAATGGGAAACAGATCGACGCTTCACGTTTCATCCATGCGTTTCAACTCGACGTGCAGTTTCCTCTCGTGCCTCTCCTCAAGGTATATCTGAAAGATCTCAGAAGAAATTCACAAGGAAATCGTCTTCACTCAGCCAGAAATGGCCATCAG AATGATGGAAATGCTAAAGAACTTGCTGCATTGAAGGTTGTAATTGAATGTATCCAAGAATATAAGCTGGAAGATGAATACCCTCTTGATCCACTTCTAGTAAGGGTTCGACAACTAGATAAACCAAAGTCTGAGAAAAAGAGGTTCCCAGAATCTGGAAAATACCCACCCAGGAAGAGATCTAGGCCAAACCGAAATAGACCTTCACCTTCAGTTGGTGGTGTTTCCATTTATAGTGAAAGGCCAGTTTATTTGAACATGCCAGATTGGAGATATACTCATACTGGACAGACCATTTACGAATACCAAACTCCTCCTAACCAACCTGTGTATACACAACAACATGAACCTCAACAACAAGTTCATGAAGCAAGAGCATATTATTATGCTCAAGATGATCAGTCTACTCAACCCGGTTATGGCGGCAGTTATGCGactggtggtggtggtggtgctGGAATTCAGCCTTCGTATCAGCATCAGCCCTACATGTAA
- the LOC124936293 gene encoding probable indole-3-acetic acid-amido synthetase GH3.1: protein MEISGLKPSQLGQPANEKDAKELELMEEMTRNTDSFQEKVLSEILSQNAKTEYLERFGLNGATDRETFKSKVPIVTYEDLQPYIHRIFNGDRSPIFCSLPISEFLTSSGTSAGERKLMPIVQEELERRQKVSNLLVSILNLYVAGLDKGKGLYFYFIKAETRTPGGLPARPVLTSYYNSDHFKNQPKNPYKVITSPIEAILCLDSFQSMYIQMLCGLLNRLEVLRLGAVFASGLIRAIKFFQLNWKQLASDVSPGTLDPRITDEGLRIVMSSILKPSPELASFIVKECQGEKWKGIITRIWPNTKYLEVIVTGAMAQYVPILEFYSAGLPMACTVYASSECFFGVNLKPLSKPSEVSYTILPNMAYFEFLPCNNSSSRLVDLTDVLVGEEYELVVTTYSGLCRYRVGDILRVTGFHNSAPQFKFIRRKDVLLSIDSDKTNEAELQTAIESASELLFEFNTTVVEYTSHADTKTISGHYVIYWELMVMDPFNPPSEEILDRCCLAMEESLNSVYRQGRVSDHSIGALEIRVVKNGTFEELMDYAISRGASINQYKVPRCVTFPPMMELLDTRVISTHFSPGLPHWSPERRPTLPGK from the exons ATGGAAATCTCCGGCCTGAAGCCATCTCAACTAGGTCAACCGGCGAACGAAAAAGATGCGAAAGAACTTGAGCTGATGGAAGAAATGACGAGAAACACAGACAGCTTCCAAGAGAAGGTGTTGAGCGAGATCCTAAGCCAAAATGCTAAGACCGAGTACCTTGAACGATTCGGACTGAATGGGGCGACCGACAGAGAAACCTTCAAGTCCAAGGTTCCCATTGTTACGTACGAGGATCTACAACCCTACATTCACCGTATTTTCAACGGTGATCGCTCCCCCATTTTCTGCTCTCTTCCCATCTCCGAGTTCCTTACAag TTCAGGAACTTCAGCAGGAGAGAGAAAACTTATGCCTATAGTCCAAGAAGAGCTGGAACGCCGCCAGAAGGTCTCCAACCTCCTCGTTTCTATCTTGAACCT ATATGTGGCAGGCTTGGACAAAGGAAAGGGACTTTACTTTTACTTCATAAAAGCCGAAACAAGAACACCTGGAGGTTTACCAGCTAGGCCAGTCCTCACCAGCTACTACAACAGCGATCATTTCAAGAACCAACCAAAAAATCCTTACAAAGTGATAACAAGCCCAATAGAAGCCATCCTCTGCCTCGATTCCTTCCAAAGCATGTACATTCAGATGCTCTGCGGCCTCCTCAACCGCCTCGAAGTCCTCCGATTGGGGGCGGTCTTCGCCTCCGGCCTCATCCGCGCCATCAAGTTCTTTCAGCTCAACTGGAAACAGCTGGCGTCCGACGTCTCACCCGGGACCCTAGATCCCAGAATCACTGACGAAGGCCTCAGAATCGTCATGTCTAGCATTCTAAAACCCAGTCCTGAATTGGCAAGCTTTATAGTCAAAGAATGCCAAGGAGAGAAATGGAAAGGGATTATCACAAGGATTTGGCCTAACACAAAGTACCTCGAGGTCATCGTGACCGGAGCCATGGCTCAGTATGTCCCGATCCTCGAGTTCTACAGCGCCGGTCTTCCTATGGCGTGTACTGTGTACGCTTCGTCGGAATGCTTTTTTGGGGTTAACCTTAAGCCCTTGTCGAAACCGTCCGAGGTTTCTTACACGATCCTGCCGAACATGGCTTACTTCGAGTTCCTCCCGTGCAACAATTCCTCGTCACGGCTCGTCGACTTAACCGACGTTTTAGTCGGAGAAGAATACGAACTCGTGGTCACCACTTACTCCGGACTATGCCGATACAGAGTCGGGGACATTCTCCGGGTAACCGGTTTCCACAACTCAGCTCCTCAGTTCAAGTTCATCAGGCGTAAGGACGTGCTCCTCAGTATAGACTCAGACAAGACAAACGAGGCCGAGCTTCAAACCGCGATCGAGAGCGCGTCCGAGTTGTTGTTTGAGTTCAACACGACCGTTGTGGAGTACACGAGCCACGCGGACACCAAGACAATATCGGGTCATTATGTGATTTATTGGGAACTCATGGTAATGGACCCGTTTAACCCACCGAGTGAGGAGATTTTGGACCGCTGTTGCCTTGCCATGGAAGAGTCATTGAACTCGGTTTACAGGCAGGGTCGGGTCTCGGATCACTCAATTGGCGCACTTGAAATTCGGGTCGTGAAGAATGGTACGTTCGAGGAGTTAATGGATTATGCTATTTCTAGAGGTGCGTCCATCAATCAGTATAAGGTTCCGAGATGTGTGACTTTCCCGCCAATGATGGAGCTCCTCGATACGCGGGTCATCTCGACTCATTTTAGCCCGGGTTTGCCTCATTGGAGCCCCGAACGACGACCCACCCTACCGGGAAAGTGA
- the LOC124919311 gene encoding probable protein phosphatase 2C 63 produces MLQCCYRPLEFCFGEAGRGGKGSDDLLWHMDLKPHAFGDYSIAVVQANSNLEDQGQVFTSPSATYAGVYDGHGGPEASRFITSHMFSYLHKFTSEQGGLSVNVMKKAFDATEEEFVRIVDQSWRSKPQIASVGSCCLVGAISKDMLYVANLGDSRVVLGRRMSNSNNIEAERLSNDHNVGDEEVRKEVVALHPDDSHIVLYTHGVWRIKGIIQVSRSIGDVYLKKPEFSKDPHFWQIGLPIYLKRPVLSSDPSILSRKLSPQDAFLIFASDGLWEQLTDQEAVEIVMKNPRAGIAKRLIRAAVGEAAKKREMSYGEMMRIEKGTRRSYHDDITVIVLYLDQQRREDRKGQCVIDCTNAPVDVYLLNTDEADTGHLLRTVVT; encoded by the exons ATGTTACAGTGTTGTTACAgaccattagaattttgtttcGGAGAAGCCGGTCGTGGAGGCAAAGGAAGTGATGATCTATTATGGCATATGGATTTAAAGCCTCATGCTTTTGGTGATTATTCAATTGCAGTTGTTCAAGCTAATTCAAATCTTGAAGATCAAGGTCAAGTCTTTACATCTCCTTCAGCTACATACGCCGGCGTTTACGACGGCCATGGTGGACCGGAGGCTTCTCGATTTATCACCAGCCATATgttttcatatcttcata aGTTTACATCAGAACAAGGAGGGTTATCAGTAAATGTGATGAAAAAGGCATTTGATGCAACAGAGGAAGAGTTTGTAAGAATAGTAGATCAATCATGGAGAAGTAAACCACAAATAGCTTCAGTTGGTTCTTGTTGCCTTGTTGGAGCAATTTCGAAAGATATGTTATATGTCGCGAATCTAGGCGACTCGAGGGTAGTTCTTGGCCGCAGAATGTCAAATAGTAACAACATAGAGGCTGAGCGGTTATCGAACGATCATAATGTCGGTGATGAGGAAGTTAGGAAGGAAGTTGTGGCGCTTCACCCCGATGATTCTCACATCGTGTTGTACACTCACGGTGTTTGGCGTATAAAAGGGATTATTCAA GTATCAAGATCAATTGGAGATGTGTACTTGAAGAAGCCAGAGTTTAGCAAAGATCCTCATTTCTGGCAAATAGGTTTACCAATTTACTTAAAAAGACCAGTTCTTTCATCAGATCCTTCAATTCTATCAAGAAAACTTAGCCCACAAGATGCTTTTCTAATATTTGCATCTGATGGTTTATGGGAGCAACTTACTGATCAAGAAGCTGTTGAAATTGTCATGAAAAATCCAAGAGCT GGAATTGCAAAACGATTGATTAGAGCTGCAGTTGGAGAGGCAGCaaagaagagagaaatgagTTACGGAGAAATGATGAGAATTGAGAAAGGTACAAGGCGAAGTTACCACGATGATATAACCGTGATAGTCCTTTATCTCGATCAACAAAGAAGAGAAGACCGGAAAGGTCAATGTGTGATCGATTGCACTAACGCACCTGTCGATGTTTACTTACTTAATACAGACGAAGCAGACACTGGTCACCTCCTTAGAACAGTGGTTACTTAA
- the LOC124919309 gene encoding subtilisin-like protease SBT1.7, translated as MFLVSVYELLISVSHYNNSPFFSLIIMKKTMVTSFLLMIMATVLSSPSTNAIVPEIRSTYIVHMAKSQMPAIFNDHTKWYGSSLRSVSGSAKILYTYNNVIHGFSASLTENEALQLQNHPGILTVLPEMKYQLHTTRTPEFLGLDKNADLFPESDSESEVVIGVLDTGIWPESKSFDDTGMNPVPTSWKGICQSGTNFNESNCNRKLIGARYFSKGYEAVMGTIDESKESKSPRDDEGHGTHTSTTAAGSVVESASLLGYAAGTARGMAIRARVSAYKVCWLGGCFSSDILAAMDKAIEDNVNVLSLSLGGGMSDYYRDSVAIGAFAAMEKGILVSCSAGNAGPSPFTLSNVAPWITTVGAGTLDRDFPAYVSLGNGKNFSGVSLYKGDSLPNKMLPFVYAGNVSSSTNGNLCLMGTLIPEKVSGKIVLCDRGVNSRVQKGSAVKAAGGAGMILSNTAANGEELVADAHLLPATLVGQKSGDDIKGYINSDPNPTATILFEGTKIGIQPSPVVAAFSSRGPNSITSEVLKPDLIAPGVNILAGWTGNVGPTGLPVDTRRVGFNIISGTSMSCPHVSGLAALIKAAHPDWSPAAIRSALMTTAYTVYKNGKPLQDSATGNPSTPFDHGSGHVDPVSALNPGLIYDLGINDYLNFLCGINYTDSQINTLARKNFTCDQGSKKYSLNDFNYPSFSVPITTQTGSGSPETTTVKYSRTVTNVGAPATYKVSIKMEGSDVKASVEPESLSFSEANEKKSYTVAFTARNLGAESNKVVFGRIEWSDGKHLVGSPIAVTWT; from the exons ATGTTCTTGGTCTCTGTATATGAGTTACTAATCTCAGTCTCTCATTACAACAATTCCCCATTTTTCTCTCTAATAATCATGAAGAAAACAATGGTGACCAGTTTCCTTCTCATGATTATGGCGACTGTTCTTTCTTCCCCATCTACTAACGCGATTGTCCCAGAAATCAGATCAACTTACATAGTGCACATGGCAAAATCACAAATGCCTGCCATCTTCAACGATCACACCAAATGGTATGGATCGTCACTCAGATCTGTCTCAGGATCCGCCAAGATTCTCTACACCTACAACAACGTCATTCATGGATTTTCCGCCAGTTTGACGGAAAACGAGGCCCTGCAACTCCAAAATCACCCCGGAATTCTAACTGTCTTGCCGGAGATGAAGTATCAGTTGCACACCACTCGTACGCCGGAGTTTCTGGGTCTCGATAAAAACGCCGATTTATTCCCCGAATCGGATTCCGAGAGTGAAGTTGTCATCGGAGTTCTCGATACAGGAATCTGGCCGGAGAGTAAGAGTTTCGACGATACCGGAATGAATCCAGTTCCGACTTCATGGAAAGGAATATGCCAATCCGGCACAAATTTCAACGAATCAAATTGTAACAGGAAATTGATCGGGGCTAGATACTTTTCAAAAGGATACGAAGCTGTAATGGGTACGATTGATGAATCTAAAGAATCCAAATCGCCTAGAGACGATGAAGGACACGGCACCCATACCTCCACCACCGCTGCCGGTTCCGTCGTGGAATCCGCCAGTCTTCTCGGCTATGCTGCCGGAACTGCACGAGGTATGGCGATTCGTGCCAGGGTTAGTGCTTATAAAGTATGTTGGTTAGGTGGTTGTTTCAGTTCTGATATATTAGCCGCCATGGATAAAGCCATTGAAGATAACGTTAATGTTTTATCATTATCTCTCGGCGGCGGTATGTCTGATTATTACAGAGACAGCGTCGCCATCGGAGCTTTCGCCGCTATGGAGAAAGGTATTCTCGTATCTTGCTCTGCTGGAAACGCTGGTCCAAGCCCGTTTACTTTATCAAACGTTGCTCCATGGATAACAACCGTCGGCGCCGGAACCCTAGACAGGGATTTCCCTGCTTATGTTAGTCTGGGTAATGGAAAGAATTTCTCCGGCGTATCACTTTACAAAGGAGATTCACTTCCTAATAAAATGCTTCCGTTTGTTTACGCCGGAAATGTTAGTAGTTCAACAAATGGTAATCTTTGTTTGATGGGAACTTTAATACCGGAAAAAGTTTCCGGTAAAATTGTTCTCTGCGATCGCGGCGTAAATTCTCGTGTACAGAAAGGTTCGGCGGTAAAGGCCGCCGGTGGGGCCGGGATGATCTTATCGAACACGGCGGCGAACGGGGAGGAGCTTGTCGCCGACGCTCACTTGTTGCCGGCAACGTTGGTGGGTCAGAAATCCGGTGATGACATCAAAg GTTACATCAATTCGGATCCTAACCCAACCGCAACCATCCTATTTGAGGGAACAAAGATCGGAATCCAACCGTCGCCCGTCGTGGCGGCGTTCAGTTCACGAGGCCCGAATTCAATAACATCCGAGGTTTTGAAACCCGACTTGATCGCTCCGGGCGTAAACATACTAGCCGGATGGACAGGAAACGTCGGACCCACAGGTCTACCCGTTGACACAAGACGGGTCGGGTTCAACATAATATCCGGCACTTCAATGTCTTGCCCGCATGTAAGCGGTCTAGCCGCCCTGATTAAAGCTGCACATCCCGATTGGAGCCCCGCCGCCATTCGATCCGCCCTGATGACCACCGCTTACACCGTTTACAAAAACGGAAAACCCTTACAAGACAGTGCAACTGGTAACCCGTCAACTCCTTTTGATCACGGATCCGGTCATGTCGACCCGGTATCAGCTCTGAATCCGGGTTTAATCTACGATCTGGGTATCAACGATTATCTGAATTTCCTATGCGGAATCAATTATACTGATTCGCAGATAAACACCCTTGCCCGGAAAAACTTCACTTGTGATCAAGGAAGTAAGAAGTATAGTCTAAATGATTTCAACTACCCTTCGTTTTCCGTCCCGATCACAACCCAGACCGGGTCGGGATCGCCGGAGACGACGACCGTGAAGTATTCTAGAACTGTTACGAACGTGGGAGCTCCGGCGACGTATAAAGTTTCGATTAAAATGGAGGGGAGCGACGTGAAGGCGTCGGTTGAGCCGGAATCGCTGAGTTTTAGTGAGGCGAATGAGAAGAAATCTTATACGGTTGCGTTTACGGCGAGAAATTTGGGGGCGGAATCGAATAAGGTTGTGTTTGGGAGAATTGAATGGTCGGACGGGAAACATTTGGTCGGAAGTCCGATTGCGGTTACGTGGACATAG